CATACTTAATTTAATTATTAGGTATGAGTCTTTTTTTATCACTTTATACATGCTTTATAGCATGTACTTTCATATCTTTTATGATTTATACAAGTTACTTCTTAATATTTACATGGATTTTCATATTATACTTTAGTATTTTTTACTTGAAGTTTATTTTTAAAGGCATCTACTACAATTGCTATAGCGTTATCTCCAGATATATTACAAGCAGTTCCAAAGCTATCCTGAGTTATATAGAGAGCTATCATAAGTGATAGTTGTGCTTCTGTAAAACCTAAAGTGGATTGAAGAACTCCTAGTGCTGCCATTACTGCACCACCAGGAACACCAGGAGCAGCTACCATAGTAACACCAAGCATACATATAAATGCCGAAATTTGAGGAATACTTGGTGATTGATTGTTTAATAGCATTATAGCAGTTGCACAAGCAGTCAAAGTTATAATACTTCCAGATAAATGGATGGTAGAGCAAAGAGGAATTACAAATTCTCTAATGCTTTTTGAAACTCCGTTATTTTCTGCACATTGTAAGTTTACAGGAATGGTTGCGGCAGAAGATTGTGTTCCTAATGCTGTTAAATATCCAGGAATTTGATTTTTTAAACATTGTATTAGATTTTTCTTCCCTATAACAGAAGCTAGGGCAAACTGACCTACGATTATAATTAAATGCATAAGGAGAATAATTAAAAATACTTTCCAAAATACAGATAATATTTTACCTACCTCTCCTGCATAAGTCATGTTGGCAAATATACCCATTATGTGTATAGGTAGAAGTGGTATTATGGCTTTTGATATTGTTTTTTTCATTATCTCTTGAAATTCTAAAGAGATATTATGAAGAGTTTTTTGTTTTATAGATGCGATACCCAGTCCTAATAAGAATGCAAGTACTAAGGCTGTCATTACAGGCATTAGTGGTGGCATTTCCATCTTGAATAAAGGAGCTAATAGCTTTTCTTCAGGATTAGCAGCATTACCTATAGATTGAGTAGCTTTTATAAACTTAGGAAAAATATTATAAGATACAAAGAATGAGAAGAATCCTGAAATTAACGTTGATATATAAGCGAGTAATGTTGTTATAGCTAGCATTTTACCTGCACCAATTCCAAGGTCGGCTATCCCTGCCACTATAAATCCTAGTATTATAAGAGGAATTACGAAGTTTAAAAAGTTGCCAAATATGGAGTTAAAGGTTGCTAAAACTTGTACTATAAATTTGTTTGTAAAATTACCTATCAATATACCCATTAATATGGCGGCTATTAATTTGGGGATTAGGCCCATTTTTTTCATGAAATCACCTCTTTTTAATTTTTTATTAAATGAAAGTGTTGGAGTATATTATATCAAATGTGTATACAATAATACAAGGAGTAATATTCGCAAAATAAAACATATTCAGAAATAAGTTTAAGAAAAACACTTAATAATTAAAAAGAAAAATTAAACTTATTCAAATTAAATAAAAGTTAACTAAAAACTTGCAGTAGTCATATGGCATTAAATAAAAATGCAAGAAAAACATTCAAAACCACTTGTGTTTATTTTTCATAGTATTATAATATATATGAAGGATTTAATTCATTTTTATATCTTATATATGTTAAATAATTGGAGGGGTTTTTGATGCAATATAGAATTGAAAGTGATTCAATAGGTACAAAAGAATTATCTAAAGATGCATATTATGGAGTTCAAACTTTAAGGGGATGTGAGAACTTCAGAATAACAGGGCATAATATGAATAAACAGTTTATAATAAGCCTTGCAGAAGTTAAAAAAGCATCAGCTATAACTAATGGAGAAGTTAATCTTTTAGATAAAGATGTAAAAGAAGCTATGGTTAAAGCATGTGATGAGATTATATCAGGAAAATTACATGAAGATTTTATAGTAGACCCTATACAAGGCGGGGCAGGCACTTCTGCTAATATGAATGTGAATGAAGTAATTGCAAATAGAGCGGGAGAACTTTTAGGCGGAGAAAAAGGTGCTTATGATAGGGTTCATCCAAATGATCATGTTAATATGGGACAATCTACTAACGATGTTATTCCAACAGCAGGTAAGATTACTACAATAAATTTAATAGGTAAAGCTTTAGAAAAGTTAAAAGAATTAAGAGAAGCTCTTCATTTAAAGGGAGAGGAATTTGATGATGTTATAAAAATGGGAAGAACTCAGATGCAGGATGCTGTGCCTATTAGATTAGGTCAAGAATTTAAGGCATATAGTTCAGTTATAAAAAGAGATATTATAAGAATAGAAAAATCTATGGAAGATTTAAAAATTGTAAACATGGGCGGTACAGCTATAGGAACAGGTATAAATGCCGATGCAGATTATTTTGAAAAGGTAGTTCCAAATCTTGTGAAAGTTACAGGTTTAGATTTAAAACAAGCAGAAGATTTAGTAGATTCAACTCAAAACTTAGATGCTTTTGTAGCAGTATCAGGGGCTATTAAAACTTGTGCAGTAAACCTATCAAAAATAGCTAATGACTTAAGGCTTATGTCTTCTGGACCAAGAACAGGATTTGGTGAAATTAATCTTCCAGCAAAACAAAATGGTTCTTCAATTATGCCGGGAAAAGTTAATCCTGTAATACCTGAGGTAGTTAGCCAAGTTGCTTTCAACATCATAGGAAATGATATGACTATTACTATGGCAGCAGAAGCAGGACAATTAGAACTTAATGCCTTCGAGCCAGTAGTATTCTATAATTTATTTGAATCTATTGAAACTTTAACTAATGGAGTAGATACATTTACTAAAAATTGTATTGTAGGCATAACTGCAAATAAAGAAAGATGTAAGTCTTTAGTGGAAAATAGTGTAGGAATAATTACAGCTATTTGTCCTCACGTAGGCTATGCTGAAGCTGCTAAAATAGCTAAAACAGCCATAAAAACAGGAGAACCTGTAAGAAAAATAGCTATAGAAGAGGGCATATTTAAGGAAGCTGAACTAGATAAAATACTTAACCCAAAAGAAATGACTGAACCAGGAATACCAGCAAAAGAGCTTATTTTAAAATAGTTTATGGAATGTATATCCCTAGTACATAATATTGTATTAGGGATTTTTATAAGTTTATAGTGTAACTGTAATAAATTTGTAGCAATTTTTGTTATTATATAAAATATAATTATATATAATGATATGTATTATATTTAGGAGTTGCTATAATGAAGAAAATTTCAAAGATAGTGTTAATATCAATATTTATTTTTATGGTTATAGGTGCAGTTGTATATGGTATATTAAATAAAAACATTTTATTAGTAAAAAATACTAGTATTATAGATAAAAATAATGTAGAGGATCTAAATAATAATAAAAAAATAGATAAGAAGAATCTTCAAGATAAAAATAAAACAAAAATTCCTCCACAAGGAGACCATAAAAATGATGCACCAAAAGAAAAAGATATTAATAAAGATGATTTAAAGAAAAATAATAATGAAAGTTTACCAAAAAAATCACAAAATAAAAAGTATATAAAGGAAAACAGTGATTCCCTAAATTCTGAAAGAAAATATAATAAATCAAAAGAAGATATAAAAAAAGGGACTGAAGATCAAGTAAAAGATAAAAAGGATAAAAACAATAAGAATAATATTAATCAAGATCCTAAGAGCAACGAAAATAATTCTACTTTAAGTAAAAGCGATATTTTAAGAAAATATAATGATGTTATAGACTTTTGGTATTCCTACGTTGAGAATTTTGAAGGTGTAAAGATTAAAGATATTAGGAATATACTGTGCTATGAGACTCCTAAATTTAAAGAAAAAGATGAGATAAGGCAGGCTTTTAAAAAGTATTTCATAGATAGTGAAGCAAAGAGAATTTCTGATACTATAGCTATAGAGGAGAATAAAAAACTATATATAGTTGTGGGGAATGCTGGAAATATTATAAGACTTTATGAAGATAGTGTATCAGAATTTAAAGCTATTCAGCAAAGGAATGAAATAAAAGTATCTTTATTTTGTAAGAAAAAGATTTCAAATATCAGTTTTACTCTTAGATTACATAATGGGAACTGGGTGTTTACCAAATGTTGGTTATTGTAATTAGGAGTTTCATAATGCTTTAATAAAAGAGTTAATAATAAAAATAAGTTGATTTTATTATTAACTCTTTTACAATTTAGTAGATTAATCTTCTATTTCTATAGTAACGGGGCAATGGTCAGAACCCACAACTTCGTTTAAAATTCCTGCATCTGTTATTTTATATAGCAGGTTATTTGATACAAAGTGATAATCTATTCTCCAACCAGCATTTCTTTCTCTTGCCTTAAATCTATAACTCCACCAAGAATATTTAATTTCATCTTTATTAAAATACCTAAAAGTATCTGTATATCCATTAGATATAAACTTATCAATCCAAGCTCTTTCTATAGGTAAAAATCCAGAAGTTTTCTCATTAGCTTTGGCATTTTTTATGTCCATTTCAGTATGAGCTGTATTATAATCTCCACATATTATAAGTTTTTTACCATTCTTAACTTCTTCATTACAATAATCTAAAATAGCATCATAAAATCTCATCTTATAGTCTAATCTTTGTTCGTTCATTTGGCCATTAGGGAAGTATATATTTAAAAGGGAGAAGTCTTCAAATTCAGTAATAACTATTCTTCCCTCAGAGTCAAATTCTTCAATACCAATACCATATTTAACTGAGATAGGTTCTTTTTTTGTAAAGATTGCAACACCACTATAACCTTTCTTTTGTGCAAAAGAGAAATATGAATAGTATCCAGGTATATGCTTAAGGGAATCAGTTAAATCTGCTTCTTGTAATTTTGTCTCTTGTATACATAGTATTTCAGGTTCATATTCAGAGAAGAAATCTAAAAAGTTTTTCTTCATTATGGATCTAAGTCCATTTACGTTCCAAGAATATATTTTCAATTTATTCACTCCTCAATTAATAATAATTATTAATAAAAGATTAAACTATTTTAGTACAAATTTCAACTTTATATATAATATTATCATAAACTACAGAGTTATTTTCAGTTAAATTTAGAGTTTATCAATAATTTTTGATATAATAAAAATATATACATATTAAGGAGTGAAAAAAATGAAGAAAAGAATTACCATACTTCTACTCTTATCATTAATGTTACTAACTTTTTCAGGATGTGGAGGTTCATCTTTAGATAAATTAAAAGAAAGTGCTAAACAATCTAAGCTTGAGGCTGACAAAAGTAGAGAATTTGCATATGAAAAGTTAAAAGAAGGACTTAAGAAGTATTTTGTTTTAAATGTTGAAAGAAGAAATCTATCTATTAAATATAAAGATCCTAAGGGATTAGTAGATGAGAAAACTAACAAACCAATAACTAATATGTGGGATATAAGTGCGGAAGTAAATAATGAGTCTTTAGGTAATATTATATATATTGAATGTATGTATAATGCTGATATTGATGATATGACTATGATGTACTTAGAAGATAATCAAAGGAGAACTGAGAAAAGAATAGACCCAAAAGAGGGAAAAGTAATTAGTGATAAATTTATAAAAGAAAAATTACCTAAAGTAAAAGATGTAAGCTTTATCAATGTAACTCAAGATAAAGAAAAAAATATAACTAAATATGAGTATTCTACAGAAGGTGGAAAAAAGCTCTTTATAGGGATTAATAATAATACTGAAAAAATTACGTTTTTTGAACTAAAATAAAAAGTTATAGCTTAATTATATTAAAAATTATTAAATCTTGCTTAATTTTAGGCAAGATTTAATTTTTTATAGGGGAATAAAATAGAACACTAAATAATTAGGAGAATATAATACCTATAGAAACACTTTAAGGAAGGGATAAGTTTGGAAATTTATGTAGTCAAACCTGGAGATAACTTATTTCTAATTGCTAGAAAATATGGGCTTACAGAAGATGAGATTATATCTGCTAATAAACTTGATAACCCTGATAACCTAGTTATAGGACAAAGTATAGTTATTCCAAGGAGAGAAAGAACTTATAGGGTAAATCCTGGGGATACACTGTGGAGTATATCAAGAAGGTTTAGAGTTCCTGTAGAAAGTATATTAGAATTAAATGGATTAAGTAGTAGTGATTATATATATCCAGGACAAGTAATCAGAATACCTGTAAAAGAAAGGCCATATGGGTCTATAGAAGTCAATGCTTTTATTCAACCAAGTACTAAAGAAAGAGAAGAACAGGTTTTACAAGGTACTATAGAATACTTAACGTATATTTCTCCTTTTAGCTATCACGTTAACAAAGATGGAAGTTTAACACCTATTAGAGATGAAACAATAATTTCTATAGCTAGACAAAACGGAGTGGCACCTATGCTATCTGTGAGTAATATAGCTGGTGCCAATTTTAGTACAGAAGTTATTCAACAAGTATTAAGTAGTGAAACTATACAAAATAATCTAATCAATAATATTTTATTTACTTTAAGAGAAAAAAATTACTATGGAGTTATTGTAGATTTTGAGAGAATTCCCCCAAACCAGAGAGAAGCTTATAATAACTTTTTAAGAAAACTAAAAGAAAAAATATGGCCACAATATAAAATAGCTGTAGCATTAGCGCCGAAGACCTATGATATAACAGAGGGAAGCTGGCATGGGGCTCATGATTATAAAACCATAGGTGATATTGCAGATTTTGTAATAATTATGACTTATGAATGGGGATGGTCTGGTGGACCACCTATGGCTGTTGCCCCTGTTAATCAGGTAGAAGAGGTTATAAAATATGCGACTTCTGTTATAAGTCCTAAAAAAATAATGATGGGTATGCCTTTTTATGGATACGATTGGACTCTACCATATATGCCAGGAGGAGAATTTGCAGAAGCTATAGGAAATAGAGAGGCTGTAGATAGGGCTAGAAAGTATGGAGCGGAAATAAAATATGATACTAAAAGTCAATCACCATATTACAATTATGTAGATGAAAATGGAAGACTTCATGTGGTTTGGTTTGAAGATTCAAGGAGTATAGCAGAAAAGTTAAAACTAGTTTATAGATATGGGTTAAGAGGCGTTAGTTATTGGGCGCTAGGTAAAAAGTTTCCTGAAAACTGGGAAGTTTTAGATAGACTATTTAAAATAGTGAGGAAATAATATAAAAATAAAACAAACCCTGTGTAAGTAGAATAGTTACAAGAAATACTGTAAAATCTACTTTACAGGGTGTTTTTAAGTTATATAAGAAACAAAATATAGAATGTTTAGTGCTATTTAATATGAATTTTAAATTTGTTTTCGTGTAATAAATTTTATATTGTAGTTAAATAGAATTATGTTATTTTGAGGTGAAATAATGGAAAATAAATTTACTATAATAACAGGTGCGACTTCAGGAATTGGCTATGAATTTGCAAAAATATTTGCATTAAATAATCATAATTTAATCCTTCATGGAAGAAATGAAAAACAACTAAAAAAATTAAAGGAAGAATTAGAGTTACATAATATAAAAGTTATAACCTATAAGGCTGATTTCACAGTAAAGGAGGATGTTGAGAACTTTGCAAAATATATAATTAGAGAAAAAATAAATGTAGAGTATCTAGTAAATAATGCTGGTGTAGGCAGTTTTGGAGAATTTCATAATATATCTAGTGAAAGGGACCTAGCCATAATAGATGTGAATATTATGGCGTTAACATATTTAACAAAATTACTTCTCCCCTTGATGATAGAAAGAAGATACGGCGGAATACTAAATATATCTTCTACAGCGGCATTTTCTCCAGGACCATACATGAATGTATATTATGCATCAAAAAGCTATGTTTTATCCTTCAGCAAGGCTTTAAGTGAAGAACTAAGAGGTACAGGTATATATGTATCTATATTATGTCCTGGGGCTACAGATACCAATTTTCAAAAAAGAGCTAAGGTAGAAAGGGGAGAGAAATTAGGAAATAAATTAATGAGTAAGGAAAAAGTAGCACAGTATGGATACAGAGGTTTTATGAATAAAAGGAAGGTTATAGTGCCAGGAATAAATAACAAACTACTAGTTATAATGTCTAAGATAATACCTGATGCAATACTTGTTAAGGTTATAAGGAGAGTAAACAAAAGTTAAATAATAGGAAGTACTTTCGAAATTACCTCTTCATATTTTCTTTTAAAATGTGATAAAATAATCTAGTCGACAATTTTGGAGGGTGGTAATTAAAAATGAACAAAAGTGAACCATATGTATTAGTATTAGGAGCTTCTGTAGTTGATATGTTTGGATTTTGTATTGAGAAATATAGCAAATGTAATTCCACACCAGGAGAAGTAAAGATGTCTTTTGGAGGTGTTTCTAGAAATATTGCAGAGAATATGGCAAGAGTAGGTGTTAAAACTAAATTTATATCCATATTAGGTGATGATGAAAAGGGAAATAGTATTATTCAACATTCGAGATATATGGGATATAATATGAGCGATTCCTTAATATTAAAAGGTGAATCAACACCAACATATATGGCAATTTTAGATGAAAAAGGTGAAATGATGTCTGCTGTTGCAGATATGAAGAGTATAACTAGGATTACACCTGAATTTATAGATTCCAAAGCAGAGATTATAGAGAATGCAGAGTATACATTTTTGGATACGGATAATCCTATAATATTAGAATATATACTTAAAAAGTTTCAAGGGAAAACAAGATTTGTCTTAGACCCAGTATCAGCTTGTAAAGCAGAAAAGGTAAAAGGTTTGGTTAAATATTTCCACACTGTAAAACCTAATAGATATGAAACAGAGGTTTTAACAGGAATAAAAATAAATAATACTGAAGATCTACAAAAAGCAACAGAATATTTTCATAAGCTAGGCGTTGAAAAGGTCTTTATAAGTTTAGATGAAGATGGAATCTTTTTCTCCGATGGAAAGAAAAAAGGTAAATTTAAAACAGAGGACGTAGAAGTAAAGAATGTTACAGGAGCTGGAGATGCTTTTGTTGCAGGGCTCGGATATGGATATATGAACGATTTATCTATAGAAGATACGGTTACATATGCCATAGCTATGGCGACTATAACTATATTGCATGAAGATACTATTCATCCAAGTATGAATGATAAACTTGTAAAGAAATACATAAGCAGCATAAAATGGAATAAATCAATTTTATAATAATTAAACAAATAGTACATAAATATGATATAATCATTTAGGATGAAAGGGAGGTGTTAAGATGAGTGGTATAGCAGGAGAAGGATGTGAAATTTTAGTTCCTTTTAATGAAAGAAAACCCTTAAAGGAAATAGAAAGAAGCATAATTACGAAGTACAGAAAGCATATATGGACTAAATTTATAAGAGCTATAAAGGATTACAAACTTGTACAA
The nucleotide sequence above comes from Hathewaya histolytica. Encoded proteins:
- a CDS encoding aspartate ammonia-lyase, with translation MQYRIESDSIGTKELSKDAYYGVQTLRGCENFRITGHNMNKQFIISLAEVKKASAITNGEVNLLDKDVKEAMVKACDEIISGKLHEDFIVDPIQGGAGTSANMNVNEVIANRAGELLGGEKGAYDRVHPNDHVNMGQSTNDVIPTAGKITTINLIGKALEKLKELREALHLKGEEFDDVIKMGRTQMQDAVPIRLGQEFKAYSSVIKRDIIRIEKSMEDLKIVNMGGTAIGTGINADADYFEKVVPNLVKVTGLDLKQAEDLVDSTQNLDAFVAVSGAIKTCAVNLSKIANDLRLMSSGPRTGFGEINLPAKQNGSSIMPGKVNPVIPEVVSQVAFNIIGNDMTITMAAEAGQLELNAFEPVVFYNLFESIETLTNGVDTFTKNCIVGITANKERCKSLVENSVGIITAICPHVGYAEAAKIAKTAIKTGEPVRKIAIEEGIFKEAELDKILNPKEMTEPGIPAKELILK
- a CDS encoding dicarboxylate/amino acid:cation symporter; this encodes MKKMGLIPKLIAAILMGILIGNFTNKFIVQVLATFNSIFGNFLNFVIPLIILGFIVAGIADLGIGAGKMLAITTLLAYISTLISGFFSFFVSYNIFPKFIKATQSIGNAANPEEKLLAPLFKMEMPPLMPVMTALVLAFLLGLGIASIKQKTLHNISLEFQEIMKKTISKAIIPLLPIHIMGIFANMTYAGEVGKILSVFWKVFLIILLMHLIIIVGQFALASVIGKKNLIQCLKNQIPGYLTALGTQSSAATIPVNLQCAENNGVSKSIREFVIPLCSTIHLSGSIITLTACATAIMLLNNQSPSIPQISAFICMLGVTMVAAPGVPGGAVMAALGVLQSTLGFTEAQLSLMIALYITQDSFGTACNISGDNAIAIVVDAFKNKLQVKNTKV
- a CDS encoding SDR family NAD(P)-dependent oxidoreductase, producing the protein MENKFTIITGATSGIGYEFAKIFALNNHNLILHGRNEKQLKKLKEELELHNIKVITYKADFTVKEDVENFAKYIIREKINVEYLVNNAGVGSFGEFHNISSERDLAIIDVNIMALTYLTKLLLPLMIERRYGGILNISSTAAFSPGPYMNVYYASKSYVLSFSKALSEELRGTGIYVSILCPGATDTNFQKRAKVERGEKLGNKLMSKEKVAQYGYRGFMNKRKVIVPGINNKLLVIMSKIIPDAILVKVIRRVNKS
- a CDS encoding LysM peptidoglycan-binding domain-containing protein, translated to MEIYVVKPGDNLFLIARKYGLTEDEIISANKLDNPDNLVIGQSIVIPRRERTYRVNPGDTLWSISRRFRVPVESILELNGLSSSDYIYPGQVIRIPVKERPYGSIEVNAFIQPSTKEREEQVLQGTIEYLTYISPFSYHVNKDGSLTPIRDETIISIARQNGVAPMLSVSNIAGANFSTEVIQQVLSSETIQNNLINNILFTLREKNYYGVIVDFERIPPNQREAYNNFLRKLKEKIWPQYKIAVALAPKTYDITEGSWHGAHDYKTIGDIADFVIIMTYEWGWSGGPPMAVAPVNQVEEVIKYATSVISPKKIMMGMPFYGYDWTLPYMPGGEFAEAIGNREAVDRARKYGAEIKYDTKSQSPYYNYVDENGRLHVVWFEDSRSIAEKLKLVYRYGLRGVSYWALGKKFPENWEVLDRLFKIVRK
- a CDS encoding exodeoxyribonuclease III, whose product is MKIYSWNVNGLRSIMKKNFLDFFSEYEPEILCIQETKLQEADLTDSLKHIPGYYSYFSFAQKKGYSGVAIFTKKEPISVKYGIGIEEFDSEGRIVITEFEDFSLLNIYFPNGQMNEQRLDYKMRFYDAILDYCNEEVKNGKKLIICGDYNTAHTEMDIKNAKANEKTSGFLPIERAWIDKFISNGYTDTFRYFNKDEIKYSWWSYRFKARERNAGWRIDYHFVSNNLLYKITDAGILNEVVGSDHCPVTIEIED
- a CDS encoding carbohydrate kinase family protein, with the protein product MNKSEPYVLVLGASVVDMFGFCIEKYSKCNSTPGEVKMSFGGVSRNIAENMARVGVKTKFISILGDDEKGNSIIQHSRYMGYNMSDSLILKGESTPTYMAILDEKGEMMSAVADMKSITRITPEFIDSKAEIIENAEYTFLDTDNPIILEYILKKFQGKTRFVLDPVSACKAEKVKGLVKYFHTVKPNRYETEVLTGIKINNTEDLQKATEYFHKLGVEKVFISLDEDGIFFSDGKKKGKFKTEDVEVKNVTGAGDAFVAGLGYGYMNDLSIEDTVTYAIAMATITILHEDTIHPSMNDKLVKKYISSIKWNKSIL